One part of the Dysidea avara chromosome 10, odDysAvar1.4, whole genome shotgun sequence genome encodes these proteins:
- the LOC136268803 gene encoding uncharacterized protein codes for MLVIIVLLLHVVSIKGGPLNVTILSDPPKDSQFCENQEVILVCHANDVTKPAYEWFTSKSNLSDQSSSITVYAPPISLEYYCNVTDLVTERNGQASIVITGNGSPPLIHKTNYEEVLTTEEGNSVNLTAEIVSGLPLTDGPVWSRLDDSLPSKAVVIDFMVENKEYSSIGISNLSFGIDSGNYSLSVSNKCGKTTSFVFINVKDTV; via the exons CTCCTGCATGTCGTTTCTATCAAAG GTGGACCATTAAATGTGACAATTTTGTCTGATCCTCCAAAAGATAGCCAATTTTGTGAAAATCAGGAAGTGATATTAGTGTGTCATGCTAATGATGTCACTAAACCAGCATACGAGTGGTTCACAAGCAAGTCCAATCTTTCTGACCAGTCCAGCAGCATCACAGTTTATGCACCACCCATATCACTGGAGTATTATTGTAATGTAACAGATTTAGTGACTGAGAGAAATGGACAAGCTAGTATTGTAATAACTGGAAATG GTTCACCTCCATTAATTCATAAAACCAACTATGAAGAAGTATTGACAACAGAGGAAGGAAACTCTGTAAATTTAACAGCAGAAATAGTGAGCGGTCTGCCACTTACTGATGGCCCTGTTTGGTCAAGACTTGATGATTCATTACCTTCAAAAGCTGTTGTAATAGATTTTATGGTTGAAAATAAAGAATACAGTTCCATTGGAATTTCAAATTTGTCTTTTGGTATTGATAGTGGAAACTATTCACTTTCTGTATCTAATAAATGTGGAAAAACAACCTCATTTGTATTCATCAATGTTAAAGATACAGTATAA